The sequence below is a genomic window from Ovis canadensis isolate MfBH-ARS-UI-01 breed Bighorn chromosome 8, ARS-UI_OviCan_v2, whole genome shotgun sequence.
agtaggctacagtccatggggtcgcaaagagtcagacacggctaagcgacttcactcactcactcacttaatgTACTTAGGTGCTTAGATGTCTTTGCCGCTGTCACTCATCTGCCTTCCTGGGTCCACAGTTCAATGGAAGGAAATGAAGGACTGAATGGGCCTGGGAGGTAAGCCtctagtgtttttcttttactcaGTTAAGGGAGACAGGAAGGAGGGTGAGTAGGAAATGTGCAACTTCGAGCAGACAAGAGCCAGCTCTTTTACAGAAATATGAGAAGATAATTAAACCTTGATCATTACTAGCAGGGAAGCAAAATGACCATAAAATACTAACATTTAGTAATTTACTGTCGTAATCCTAATTCTTGTGTAAgagtttcctattttttaaattgtagtgataattctgaaattaaaaagaatactagTTTAACATGCTTATTTTAAACTAGGTCCTAGCAGTAGTAACCACCGTTGTCTTCATGGGAGTGCTGAGACTTTGTTAACAACTGTCTAGGCCAAGTATTATAAAATCACTGATCCTGTGTGCTTAGTTAATTAGGAAATCTTGGTTACCTAACATTTGATAGTGGTGGAGTACGAACAGATTCATCTTGCTGGTGATTTCACATGTCTAAGTCTCCTGAGGGTGGGTGCATGGACTTTGTAGTAATGATCAGCCTtggatgaaagaaaaacaaaaatcccatGTAGAACTGGGGAACTTCCAGCTTTGCTAGGTAGGGTATTTTTAGACTGGGGCTAATGAACTGCTTTTCAACCTGAAGTCTTCAGGGACAGGCAGTCTGCAAGTAGCAAATGAAAAGCCAAGCCAGTATTCTTGAATTTATAGATCCAGTCTACCAGATTGAAGGCCGCTTGCTCTTTGTAACTAACTGAACTAGCTGGCCCCTGCATGCCGAGTTTCTATGGCAATATGATCTCAGTGACCTCTCTTCTCTGTTGTGGAATGTAGGTGATAAGAATGGAGGTGAGCCTGATGATGCTGAACTGGTAAGGCTCAGTAAGAGGCTGGTGGAGAATGCAGTGCTCAAGGCTGTCCAGCAGtatctggaagaaacacagagcAAAAACAAGCCAGGGGATGGGAGCTCTGTGAAAACGGAAGAGGCTGATAGGAATGGCACTGACAGTGACAACAACAGGAAATGAGACCCAAATGCAGGCAGGACCCCCTGCTCCGTGAGAAGcacccctgccctcctctgcTGAGTCAGTGGACTGATTCGCATTGTGCTGTCTAAGTGTCCTGTCCAGTCTGTGAAGATTGCCTAATACTTTTCATGATTGACGTGTTTGCATTTCTGAAGCACAACAGAAGAGGAATGGAGAACTGGGACTATCAGAGGAAATCAATTTACGAAGGAAGAATGGCCCAGGTTTCCACTTGCCCTCAGCCATGGCTGAGGGAGAGGGGACTTTGGGTTATGCCTTGTGGACTCAAATTAAAGGACATGGAAGAGGCCTTGACATAAATGGAATACTGCCATTTCACTTGCCTAGCAGGGCATTTAACTACCTTATCTGAGGCcaaaacacacacagagctaACAAGTGCTACGATTAAAATGATCACTGTTGAAATTATTACCCATAAGTTGGTCCACAGTGTCTCATGTTTGTCCTATGTGTATTGTTGCTATGCATTATTTACAGTAAATTTGATTCTTGTAAATGATATATTTTGGTGAAATGCAACCTTTTCTATAAAATGTGGGCAGCATTTTAAAGGTTTCTTTTTAACCTTCTTTTGATAAGTCAGTGTGCcatatttaatgtttttcattGGCATTTGTACATGAAATGtatcatataatttttttcccataGGCCCGAAACCTATTGGAATCCGGGACTTAATTAATGAAGCTTTGCGTCGAGAGAGGATGGGTCTGCAATCCAAAGTGAAGGAGATAAAAGCACTTTTATTAAAGCCTGAGATTCAGGCCAAAATCAGGAGGGAGCTTTTTGAAGGGAGATTCATTAACAACAGTAATCAAGGAAATGATGTGGATTTCAGTGCAACTTTGACATAAACTCTACATTGCTATCATGGTACTAGAGTTTATGATATCTTTCCAGCTCATTAAATAGCTCTTTGGTGAAAACCAAAGAAGTGTTCTGATAGTTTGCACAACAGCAAACCAACATTTGGTAAGGAATGAAcaatttctttccaaagaaaactgAATTCTGCACTGTTATTTTTAAGCTAAACTTGTGTTTTAGAATGTTTATCTCTGTAATATCgattcattttatagaaaagactTCTTAATTAGCTGTTGTGAGATGTTCCTTGAGTCCTCACAGATAAAATATACAGACTGTGAAAAATCATttactaaaaaaaacaaaacaaaacaaaataaaacccagtATTTTAAGGGTTATTTGTTTCCTGTTGACatgacttttgttgttgttcagtcaaaaAAAGCATTGTTCACATGTATCTATATCTAGTGTTACTTTTAATGAGACTTTGAATGTTTATTGATCACTAGTACTTGAATGAACatttataaatgtaattattGCAGTCACTGGTTAAGaatgttttataatttccatatgtattatttttcaatgaTTGAAATGtagtttgctttttcatttcttactgaatatttggggtttttattttctacttttctgaagATAAGCTGGCCCATGTCTTATTGTATCCCTTATAATCTGAATTTGCTTGCACtggttcatttttaaagaatattcttgGAAATTTTCCTTCCCATATGATAATCACTGGTAACAGCTTTTTCTATAATCGTTGTAAAATTGCTGCTACTAACAGATCATGATGGAGGGGGAAACTATTAGAGATCAAATATGTAAtcatttgaaagataaaatccaGTTTACTCATggatttttgctattttttcacTGGGTaaattatattacatttatttataagtGAGTTTATGTATTTTCATGCCTCTTAATAAATGTATTGTTTTCCCTTGTTGCCtttcttcatttactttttttcttcttagaatcTGAATATAGTGAAGTCAGAAATAGGGGCTCTGATAGTCTCAGTGTTTTTAAGACTATTTTGTATTAGATATAGTTGgataacaatattgtgatagtttcaggtgtaaagtaattcagttgtACATATCCATGtgcctattctttttcaaattcttttctcacttaggttgttacataacattgagcagagttccctgtgctatgcagtaggtccttgttcagTGTTTCTTAACTTTTGTGTTCTTATCCTACTTGCTAAAATAGCACAGTAGTCAGAGCACCTTTAACCTTAGACTTTTGAATCACTCCAAATCAGTCAGCTTCACAGGGAATATCAACAGAAcgttaaaggcaaagaaaatctCAGTAGCATCTCATAAACTGCTCACAGTGGGTCACTCCAGCAATGTCAGCAGCAGAGATAAGAGAGCATGTGCGTCCAGATGTGGAGACCTGGGTGCTGGTTCCCGTGAGCCTCTTCGAGGGTGGAGGTTTTATTGTATGTAGACGACTTCCTTGAGTTAACCCTTGAGGTGGGAAGCAAAGATATTTGGGAGCTTGCTTTGTTCTTTAAGAGAGGAAGTCGTAAGGAGATAAAGTGCTTTATCCAAGGCCACACTGCTGCTAGGCAATTGGACCTGTGCTCGGACCTAGAGCCCCATCTCCACTGTTCAATAACCTGTTAATAGTATTTTAGGAGAAACAGCATGCTAAGTTGTTAGTATTTTAGGAGAAGCAGCGCATCTTACAGCATATCTATAGGATCTCTTTATCCTCAAGGAGCTACTTCAACACTTCCCAACAATTTGAAAAGCTAAAAAAGTATCCTTTTTGCAATCTGGAGTTACATGACTTTCTACACAActtactgtttttttaaattaagtgtcATACCTCCCAGGTGTTACATACCTGGCCACGAGCCAAGTGCTCTAGGCACATTAGTATGTTTCTTCCCTTCAGTGACCCTGTTAAGAAGTTACTAGTACTGTTTTACAGGTTAGGAAATTAGGAAAGTGGGGCTCTAAATGGTTAAATGGCTATTTATAAAGCTAATAAAAGGTAGGGCTTAATTTAGACTTGGGTCTATTCTACTTCAAAGCCACGCTGTTTCCGCAACGCAGCAGTTCCTCTCTCCACCGAGTACAAGTCATTTCTCAAGTTAAGAATGTGGAACAAAAGGAAGTCATTTTCTTTTGACTAAATCATCTCCCTTGCAGCCCTGAAGTTCTGTGAACATAAGAGAGTTGTCAGCTGATGTGATGGAACTGGAGAAAAAAAGCCCAGGTATTCAGTTTAGGGATTAaagattataataatataatattactagtgaatttttcatttaatcagGTTTACAAAGACAGTGAAAAGTatgcaataaaataaatcttgttgtttccatttaaaaaaatctaagtatGACATTAATTTGCAAAAATTAAAGTTTGTGGTGGGAAATATTCAAAATGACTTTTTCCCCATTTAGTCAGAACTGGAGAAGAATCATTTGTTGGGTCACCGAGATAGACTGTGTTGTCCTCGATTGGTGTAGTATTTTATATAGCCTTTTCTTCTGACAAGGGGGCTGCGTGGTTGGTGAAAGAGTGTCACTTTGGTCCAGGAGACAGACTGTGGTCTCTAGACCTGGACTGCACCAACAGTGATTCTCAACAAACCAGTTCCCTTTTCTGAATTGAAACAGTTTGGTGATAGGTGATTTTCGGGGATCCTAGTTTCTCTGTGACTTTATTTTGATGGTATTCATGCTGATGCCATGTCTCAACCAGATGCCCATACGTGAGACCTTCTTGCTTAACGCTATTCTAGTACATCTGTTGTCAACAAGAGATTGAGATTTCTAGAAGGCTTTGTCAGCATCATGTAGGCACAAATTTACTTTTATGACCAGATTCCAACATTTTCTGTCACTGATAAAATAGTAGACCctatatgaatattttttaaaatgtcaaaaaagtaatattttcaaCAGCAGGACAAGACTCTGCTAGCTTTGAACCTGGTCCTATTTATAGCATAAATAGCCATGACAAACAttgtgtgttgaaaagcagagacattactctgccaacaagtGTTTGTACAGTCAAGGCTAGGGTCTTTCCAGCGGTCACatgtggttgtgagagctggatggtAAAAAAGAcagagtgccaaggaattgatgcctttgaactgtggtgctggaaaagactcctgaaagtcccttggacggcagggagatcgaaccagtcaatcttagaggaaatcacTGAATtctaattggaaggactgatgctaaagctgaagcttcagtattttggtcacttgatgagaacagccgactcattggaagtccctgatgctgggaatgattgagggcagaaggagaagagggcatcagaggattagatgggtggatggcatcactgatggaatggacatgaacttgggcaaactctgggatatggtgaggaacagggaaaactggcgtgttacagtccacgaggtcaccgagtcagacacaactgggcgactgaacaacagcaacaatagtaTCTTAGATGATTGTTGTATTGCTCTACTTTTCGTTCTAAACTTCAGACCTTTGAAATATACTAGTTATAGCTAGAGCATACTTAAGATTCAAACTATTCCCTCTAAAACCCCAGTGTGCTTCTATGTGTCATCTCAGCAGCCAGATGTTCCCATAAGGAGATAATTAAAACAGTTTTGACTTCAGATTCTAGATGTCCTTTCAGACATAAGACTAATACAATGTGTTTGCACCTCTATAGTTGATCACCAATTCATAAACCAGTTACCATGTTAAatataacaaattaaaattttatttctttatatactcAAAAACAAACCTATAATATCTCCAAACCTAGTATCAGTTTTATCTTTGAACAAATTGTGGATGCATTCCTGAATTCCAACTTTTCCAGGTAttcatataaaaaagaaataaacccagtgtactttaaaaaatagtttacaaGTCCTTACCTGAATTTGATGGCAGCACACATTCTTAACAAGACAGACCCCTAGATTATTCATTCACAGTAAAAATGAATATTAGAACAACTCGCTCTTGAGTCAGTGAATTTAAAATTCACAACAACTCTTTCCTGGAACACTATTTTGGGGATAAGAAAGCTTGTTTATAAGGTAATTTGAGAGCTGAAGGAAGGTGCTATTATCATCTCTTGTGTAATGTCCTCAAAACTACTTATTTGCAGTCATTAAATGTAACTGATAAATTCAGGCaatttggaattattttaaaatgtaaactgcAATACTCATTGAAAGGTTATGAAGTTCTGTTAAAGCATGAAAGATAGATCCACTAAAACAGAAATTGATTCATTGTTTTTGGGAAACATATGTTGCTTACCCTTTAGTGGTTCAAATGATTTCTGAAAGCCCACTCTTCTATGACACTGccctatatatctatatgtaaaaTTCTTTGACccatctttgtttgcagtctcatCCATTTAAGCTGCTTCACTGTTCGGCATGCTTGTTCTTAGGTAGCTATATAGTAAACGGGTGCGACGTTTCCAATCACTCCCCACGCTTCCTGCCAAAAACCACATGGGCGCAAAATCACCATGGTTATGTCTTTGAACCAAAGaacatttccttcttcttcttttttttttttttgccttttttaaccACAAATATATGATCTCTCCCCATATATTTTTGGTAAATGCTCACATAATGTATATAAAGTTGAAGGTGAGAGGACCAAAAAAACAGACTTACAGTTCGATAGGAATTACAGTGctgaggaaagaaacagaagtgaTATGTACACACCAATTCAAGAATTATCTGATATGCTAATTGAGGTAGGGAAAACAATGACTCTGCAACAGTGGGAGAGACTAAGTATATCTTTTAAGATTCTGGAAGACAGTTTTGGAGGCTATTTTTACCAGGTCCGAGCTTGGGAAATGTCTTTATAGAAGAGGATGTGATGAGGGCTTTTGATAGTTTTGTGGGCATTTCTCACAGTTAGTGACTGCACAGCATCTTTTGAATACCCTTTCTTGTTTGAGGACACCCCCACCTTGTGATCCCCACTTCTCCAGGGAGAGGTCTGCAGTAGAGGCCAGGAACCCTCCTTCTCAGTCTCTTTATCACTGGGGTTCAGCCATAAGCCTTGGGCTCCACAAAGCAAGAGAGAGACCCTGCGTGCTGCAGGGGCAAAGTCGCAATTTGGGGTCCTGTGCCCTATGTAGGTGTCACATGCTGGCAGAGGGTAGAGGCAGGAGTGTTTGCTTGGAGCATCTGACAGTGGAATGAGGCATCTTTCCTGCTACTTGGCCACCCAGCCTGATTCTTTGGACATTCTGGGGATTCTGTGAGTTACTGAATATCCTTTGCTATAAAATTCCCTTTCCACTTTAACTAACTAACTGATTCTGCTGTTTGCAACTAAAAGTCCTGGCTAATAAAGGCCGCACTCCACTAAGTCAGTATTTCAACACAGGGCATGACTTGGCATTTTGAATTGGACATCTCTCCTAGCATGAGACGGGTATTTGTGATGTAAGAAGTTCCCATTCCTGACCCCCAGGGACTAAATGTCAGTAGCAGACTCCAGTTACTGTGACAAATGAACATCCCTGCACATTTCTCAAATCTCCTCCAGATGAGGGCAACATGACCCCCCACTTGGGAAACACACTGTGTACTCTCTCCTAGCAGCATAAAAGAGTTCACATGCTTCCTCTCATGACCATTCTATCAAGAGGTAATTCAGGTCTTAAAAAGGACGTGCTCACTGGGGCTTTGTACACTATTACATTCCTGGATAGAAGCAGGACAATGAAGCCATCTGCATGTTTTAAGTGACATGGATCGAAACACCTAGTTGCTGCATGAGAAAAATAGTGAAAGCATCGATTGTTATGATAAAGACACCATTGTTGAATCACTATTGTGATTCTTTGGGCACACTTAGAGAATGAAAAAAAGGTGACCTCCAAAGTGAAAGCTAGGTGGCATGATTAACATATTGTTATAATAAAAAGgctatttctcatttattttattcaaaaataaatattttgcataGTATGCTGAAGAGCAAAAGTTTATAATAAATGTAGAGATATTTTAATCAAAGAAATCTGAGAGATatgtttgaaatataaaaatattttaatataccaGAAATATTAATTTTCCCTGAGCAGATATGGTAGAAAGATTTCAGCTATAGAATGGGAAAGCACTGTTCCTATAGGGCTCTACTGAAACCTGGAGAAGAGTGGCTTCCTGAGTTAAGTGACACACGTGGAAACACAGAGAAAAGTTCAGTGGAGCCTTCAAATCAAAGGAATATAATAAATAGACACAAGAGAATGAATACATTAGCGATAAATTGTGGAGAATTCAAACTTTATGTTTTAAGAGAAATTACTAGTCTTTAGTGCATTCAGAATGTATCTTTAATTTTATGCTAAATAGCTGTTGTAGTTTGTTGTTTACCATAGAGAAGTATTACCCACCCCCCCTCCAAATCAGTGAATATCCTAGACCTAATTAGAAGGAAGTGATATAAACAAGAATGGCTCAGCCGGGGGTAGATTATTGCTTCCAATTCTCCTTCCCTGTATCCTTCTCATATGACTGCCTGTTTCATATGGCTTTACAGTGAGTTTCACCAAAGGCAGAGTGAATTTCTTTGCCCTACGGATGATACCTTACTTGGCTatatgacttgctttgaccaatggGATGTATGTGAAtatgaagcaggcaaaggcttGAAATGCGGAGACTTGTGAAGCAAACCTGAACCAGACCTGCAGCCTGGAGCCAAGCCCTGCCAAGTGCAGTCGTGACTAGCAGACCCACCCCTGCAGACAGGTGAGTGAGAACCAGATGCCTGTTGTTCTGTGCCACCTGCTTTTTTTGTTACGCAGCAGTATTGTAGCAAAAGCTAACTCGTGTAGGACCTGCAAGTCAAACTGAAACACCACAACAAACTTGAGCTAAATTGTGCTTTTAAAAGGCAGTAGCATCCAGAGAGGATGTACCATTTGGGGGCTGTATGGAtttcatattatataatttatggtATTTtcgtttttaaaaagatacataagATGTTTATAATTGCTTTCAAATATTAACAGTGATAAGTTCCAAGAGGGATTACAAGTGAAATTACTTCCTAATTTGTGCATTTTAGTAATTTTGCtatctattgttgttgttaagttgctaaattgtattcaactctttgtgactccttggactgtagcctgccaggctcctctgtccatgatgttctccaggcaagaataatagagattTTAGTAATTTTACAATCTATATTAAGCATTTATTCTTACAGATAAAAtcttaaatgctattttaaaataaaactaatctATTCAGATATCACACAATTCATTATGTTGCAGCTATAAGAAATTGCTGCCTGAAGATCACCTTACTCACAAAACTCACCCCATTCACTCATGCATTCACTCACTTTTTGAACATTTCCTCTGGGCCAGATATTGAGCTGGGTGTTCAGTATGCAAAAATATCTATGTTGGAATGATACACAATATGTTGATATAGGTGTATTTATTCCTCTCTCTATAATCTCTATTTCCCTCATTTTCAGTAAGACCAAGATTGCCAAAATgttgggtttattttattttttccaactttattgagaaataattgatgaCTATAATTAAAGTGCATAATGTGGTGATTTGAATACATATCCATTGTGGAATGATGACCAAGATCAAGAAAATTAGCATATCCCTCAGTTCACATGTTTAACTTTTTTGTGTGAGAATGCTTAAGATCTAGTCTGATCAAATGtaaagtatacaatacagtattattaactataatcaccatcCTGTACATTTGATCCTTAggatttattcatgttgtaactGCAAGTTTGTGTCCTTTGATTTACATCTCCTTGTTTCCTTCTTCCGCAACCCCTGGCTACTACCATTCTACTCTTCATTTCTATAAAATCAGCTTAAAAAACAGACTCCACATATACGTGacaccatacagtatttgtctttctctatttagCTCatttcgggcttcccaggtgcgctagtggtaaagaacctgcctgccagtgcagaagttgtaagagactcaggttcaattccctaggtctggaagatcccctggaggagggcatagcagcccactccagtattcttacctggagaatctcatggacagaggagcctgaggactACCATCCatgcgttgcaaagagtcagacaggactgaagcgacttagcacacatgcacacaggcattTGGCTTATTTCAGTCAGCAGAATGCTGTCCAGGTTCATATGTCCTGGCATCATTGATAACTAGTTACAGGACAAACTGCTtctcaaaaaaaaaccaaacagtaaTTATTTTATTACAATTTCTAGTGATTCTTTTAAAGaaggaagaatgaaagaaaaattaagacaaattGTGAAGAGGCATACCATTTTAgtgtaaaagaacaaaaatatccTGTTATGTCTGTATCTTGCTAGTTGTGTATTTTAGAATGGTGGCCACAAAGTGAGAGAAACAAGTGAAACCCAGGAAAATGGGAAAATTGGATGCTTCCCACCAACCATTAGTTTGATTAAATTCTTTAGGTAAGAGGCTTAAGAACCTCAAGTGATGCTGAATTAACAATGGTGTAGTGACACTGAAAATACTGCTGTAATGACATTCTAATGATGTGAAACAATAATGCTATAATGATGCTGATTAAAACTCAGCATCATTATAGCAAGGAGAATCTCATTGTATTGCTACAAAATAAGGACTCAAATTACTTCTAAACCAActaaaaatttcacaaaattcacTTTTTTATATGCAGTTTTATAAGTTTTTACCCATACAGATGCTTGTAATGACCACCATAGCCAAGATACTGAATGATTTTAATATCCCAAAGAATACCTTCCAGCTACCCCTTTCTTCTTGGACCCTCCCTTCACTCCAAACCCCTGGCAATCACGTGGTCTGTTCTCTGTTATTAtatttctgccttttcaaaatgccacagaagtgaaatcatacaatataagTTCGAGATTCCTACCCATTGGAGACTGAGTTCTTTCACTTACCAAATACagaaatgtttttttatttttaaaagaatgtttatttttgCCAAATACTAGATaaaggaagaagacaaaaaagacTCAGTTACTGCAGGACTTAAAAGGATAGCAtcttgacatttttaaagaaatggagaaGTAATTAAGACACTGCAGAAACACTGTTTTCCTTCATATATAAGGAGAGCTTCTGTTTAAAGCAGATGGGTTTGGGTTTGCCTTTTCTATTTTGGGCGTGTTCAAATATGTGTCCTCTAGatgcacaatgaaagaaaattcACCTCCCTGCAGCCTCCCTGCAGTCTCTGCATATGGAAATGTAATTATTCAGTGCTTAACTCAATTTTTTATCTGGGCATTTGAACTTATTATATGGCTAGTGAGATAAATCCTTAGCAGCATATTTCCTTGTTCCTTGGAAAACCACTGACCTTCTAAACTGTCATAAATTTATTCAGCCCAGGCTGTGTGGCATAGCGCATTTATGTGCAACACATAATCGAGTTGGATCTATGAGAGGTGAGAGGAGCCATGCTTGTATTTTACTGCCTGTGGGGCATCGCCAGCTTCCATCAGTGTGCTTCCACTGCCATTATCAGCAATGCATTTTCTCTGCTGCTGAGCTCTGCTCTTTCATATAATGGAAACCATCATTTATGGAGGAAAGTAATACTGTGGTTTAGAATTCCCATAGAAATGAACATATTTAGCAGATCGAATTCATACATGCTGAGTAAAAGCAGCAACGTCCATTTCCagctgtaaacacacacacacacacacacacacgcacgcacgcacacacacattcatatgtGCTGTGGGAGTTGGGGAGAGGTGACTTTCAGGGAACAATGTACATTGCAAAAGGGTTCGCTATTGTGTTTCTAGCGGTATGCTCCCATAAAGAAGCAGACGTATTGTGAGATGtataaaactgggcttcccaggtggcgctagtggtaaagaacctgcatgccaatgcaggagacataagagatgtgggtttgatccctgggttgggaagatcccttggaagaaggcgtggcaa
It includes:
- the AKAP7 gene encoding A-kinase anchoring protein 7 isoform X5 — its product is MLLCGSEEWRRQGVLADRGVNCSCSLGSPERTPGGRESASAMGQLCCFPFSRDEEKISDKNGGEPDDAELVRLSKRLVENAVLKAVQQYLEETQSKNKPGDGSSVKTEEADRNGTDSDNNRK